Genomic window (Streptomyces cadmiisoli):
GCCCCCGGTGGCCATCCAGACGTCCCGCGGACCGGCGGAGACCAGACATTGTCCGCTCGCCGCGAATCCCGCCTCACCCGCGAGAGCGGGCGGCATCCCCGTGTCGGGCAGCACCTTCCAGGACCGGCCGCCGTCACGGGTGGACAGGATCCGGAACCTGCCGTCGACGGGGTCGCTCATGGCCAGGCCGTGACGGCCGTCGAAAAAGGTCATGCAGTCGTAGAAGGCCCGCGCGTCGGTGTTGCGGAACGCTTCCGTCCAGGTCGCTCCGCCGTCCTCGGTGCGGTACACCCGGGACGCCTCGCCCTCGCCGATGGCCAGGACCACGGCCCGCCTCGCGTCGAACGCCTCGATGTCCCGGAACTGGAGCTCGGCCGTGCCCGGCGGCGAGACGTTCCGCCAGCTCGCCCCGCCGTCCACGGTGCGCAGGACGGTGCCCCCGGTTCCGGACACCCAGGCGACCTTGCGGCTGACGGCCGCCAGACCCCGGAAACGGACGTCGGGGGTGCCGCTGTCCCTGAGTTCCCAGTGCGGCACCCGGCGTTCCGGCGTGTGCGCCCCCGCCGGCACGGCCGTCGCCGCGGTCAGCGCCGCCGCGCAGAGCAGGCCCGTGATCACCGCCCGGCCCGTGCGCCTCGCCCGTGTCTCCCGTACCGTCCGCCGCGTGCTCCCCAAGCGCCTCATGGCGGGCGAAGCTAGCCCAGCGCTCCGACGCCGTCCAGAGGGCCCGGGACCGCCGAAGCCCGGATGCGGCGGACTGGCCGGATCACGTCCATCACGCGCGACGGTGACGGACGTCACGCCGAGCGTGTGCACGGATCGGCCGGTTCCGTCGTCTCTTCCAGTGCCCGGCGTCATTCCCGGAAGTCCGTCCGGCCGTCACAAGGGAGCAAGGCGTTGTCCACCGTCATCGAGCAGCCCGTCGAGGCCCGCCTCGTCGCCGCCGCGCCGCGGATGCCGAACATCCCCGCGACGCTCCGCTACGACCTGAACGACCCGTTCGCCGTCCGGATGACGTTCCCGGCACCGGCCACGCTGGGGGGCGAGGAGGTCTGCTGGACCTTCTCCCGCGAACTGCTGGCGACCGGCCTGCACAGCCCCCGCGGCGACGGCGA
Coding sequences:
- a CDS encoding WD40/YVTN/BNR-like repeat-containing protein, with protein sequence MRRLGSTRRTVRETRARRTGRAVITGLLCAAALTAATAVPAGAHTPERRVPHWELRDSGTPDVRFRGLAAVSRKVAWVSGTGGTVLRTVDGGASWRNVSPPGTAELQFRDIEAFDARRAVVLAIGEGEASRVYRTEDGGATWTEAFRNTDARAFYDCMTFFDGRHGLAMSDPVDGRFRILSTRDGGRSWKVLPDTGMPPALAGEAGFAASGQCLVSAGPRDVWMATGGGAHARVLHSADRGLTWRAAEAPIPAGDPARGVFALAFRDRAHGLAVGGDYRPDQTSPRAAAHTPDGGRTWRSAATAPPAYRSGVTWLPHSRTAALAVGPTGTDLTTDGGRTWRTVDSGSYDTVDCTPDLGCWAAGEQGRIARLEH
- a CDS encoding SsgA family sporulation/cell division regulator, producing MSTVIEQPVEARLVAAAPRMPNIPATLRYDLNDPFAVRMTFPAPATLGGEEVCWTFSRELLATGLHSPRGDGDVRVRPYGYDRTVLEFHAPEGTAVVHVRSGELRRFLEATRALVPDGLEHTHLDLDHDLAELMRDAC